A single region of the Aeromonas hydrophila subsp. hydrophila ATCC 7966 genome encodes:
- a CDS encoding Maf family protein: protein MSRPLILASTSRYRKALLEKLGLPFECAAPNVDESVLPGEDAQTLVARLAHAKARAIADQHDQGLIIGSDQVCVCDGRILGKPGTVERAVAQLMAAQGRSVTFYTGLCVLDAASGRAEQLIEPFTVHFRQLDEAAIRRYVEAEQPLDCAGSFKCEGMGIVLFKALEGRDPNALIGLPLIGLIELLARHGITLP, encoded by the coding sequence ATGTCGCGTCCCCTGATCCTCGCTTCCACCTCCCGTTACCGCAAAGCCCTGCTGGAAAAGCTGGGCCTCCCCTTTGAGTGCGCCGCGCCAAATGTTGATGAATCCGTGCTGCCCGGTGAAGATGCACAGACGCTGGTGGCACGGCTTGCCCATGCCAAGGCCCGTGCCATCGCCGACCAGCATGATCAGGGGCTGATCATCGGCTCGGATCAGGTGTGCGTCTGTGATGGCCGGATCCTGGGCAAGCCGGGAACGGTCGAGCGAGCGGTGGCCCAGCTGATGGCGGCCCAGGGGCGCAGCGTCACCTTTTATACCGGCCTGTGCGTGCTGGACGCCGCGTCTGGCCGCGCCGAACAGCTGATAGAACCCTTCACCGTTCATTTTCGCCAGCTGGATGAGGCGGCCATCCGCCGCTATGTAGAAGCTGAACAGCCCCTCGACTGTGCCGGCAGCTTCAAGTGTGAAGGCATGGGGATCGTGCTGTTCAAGGCCTTGGAAGGGCGCGATCCCAATGCACTGATCGGCCTGCCGCTGATCGGCCTGATCGAGCTGCTGGCCCGCCACGGTATCACCCTGCCCTGA
- a CDS encoding MFS transporter, which translates to MGRYMLCCFLMITLYPVGIDLYLVALPNIGASLQASEAQLHTAFSLYLLGMAATVPLAGLLADRHGRRPVILSGAGLFMLASLLAGSADDTAQFLLARVGQGAGAGALYIMTFTVLRDVLPPARLAAVLSAINGVICVIPVLAPLLGYLILTGFPWPAIFQAMALLGGMVLLINLLGLKESLPLHPESSSSASAARFACLRAPQFLWMCALSSAGMTCILTYVSTSPMILMAQRGLATAEYARIMMIMAMISMITSFLAPWLLRRLHKHSLLALAHSGLGLALLLILASHLESSWGLWLLLAGFAFTCIGFSASFGIAMGEALASCRHQIALASATLCLAQITVSAGYIWLMGWLGFTPSTLLACALLGAVLLYLLFRALGPAFDSPAHGAPVMENP; encoded by the coding sequence ATGGGCCGTTACATGCTCTGCTGTTTTTTGATGATCACGCTCTACCCGGTAGGGATCGATCTCTATCTGGTGGCGTTGCCCAACATAGGCGCCAGCCTTCAGGCCAGCGAGGCTCAGCTGCACACCGCGTTTTCCCTCTATCTGCTCGGCATGGCGGCGACCGTCCCGTTGGCCGGCCTGCTGGCGGATCGCCACGGCCGCAGGCCGGTGATCCTGAGTGGGGCCGGCTTGTTTATGCTGGCGTCGCTACTGGCCGGCAGCGCCGACGACACTGCGCAGTTTCTGCTGGCGCGAGTGGGTCAGGGGGCAGGGGCTGGCGCGCTCTACATCATGACATTTACCGTACTGCGAGACGTGCTGCCACCGGCCCGTCTGGCGGCCGTGCTGTCGGCCATCAATGGGGTCATCTGCGTGATCCCCGTGCTGGCGCCGCTGCTGGGCTATCTCATCCTGACCGGCTTCCCATGGCCTGCCATCTTTCAGGCCATGGCGCTGCTCGGCGGCATGGTGCTGCTGATCAACCTGCTGGGGCTGAAAGAGAGCCTGCCGCTGCACCCTGAGTCATCCTCGAGCGCGTCAGCAGCCCGCTTTGCCTGCTTGCGAGCGCCGCAGTTCCTCTGGATGTGCGCGTTGAGCAGTGCCGGCATGACCTGCATTCTGACCTACGTCAGCACTTCACCCATGATCCTGATGGCCCAGAGGGGGCTGGCAACCGCAGAGTATGCCCGCATCATGATGATCATGGCGATGATCAGCATGATCACCTCTTTCCTTGCCCCCTGGTTGCTGCGTCGGCTCCACAAGCACAGCCTGCTTGCACTGGCCCACAGCGGGTTAGGGTTGGCGCTGCTGCTGATCCTGGCCTCTCATCTTGAGAGCTCCTGGGGCCTGTGGCTGCTACTGGCGGGCTTTGCCTTCACCTGCATCGGTTTTTCCGCGAGCTTCGGCATCGCCATGGGTGAGGCGCTGGCCAGTTGCCGTCACCAGATAGCGCTCGCCAGCGCCACCCTCTGTCTTGCCCAGATAACCGTGAGCGCCGGCTATATCTGGCTGATGGGGTGGCTTGGCTTTACCCCCAGCACGCTGCTTGCCTGTGCCCTGCTCGGCGCCGTGTTACTCTATCTGCTCTTTCGCGCCTTGGGACCGGCCTTCGACAGCCCCGCCCACGGCGCCCCGGTCATGGAGAATCCCTGA
- the yidZ gene encoding HTH-type transcriptional regulator YidZ, with product MRPLIDLDLNLLVVFRLLLQERSVTKAAKKLNVTAPTVSKALARLRDWFDDPLFLRTQRGLEPTNLSLTLEEELKEWFQLSGNIASLCGNAIPAGAAFRLVLESPFYISFLNDLPMVIYETYRKSTIRIMNWDHHSLNDIINGDADLGFCARETHPSSLARVNRLPYYIDHEVLFEDRPMVFLRKDHPLLARTWNLDNFLAYPHVSVVWEASDAWALDSLLDDEGLSRQVPIRVSSFEQALHIAAQSDHELIAVVPSYCASYARQHHNNLISLPLPLDEALYRQLDIAFILLWHKRNNHNTKVLWLRDEIKRLYHQHIGAAGAG from the coding sequence ATGCGTCCCTTGATCGACCTCGATCTCAATTTGTTGGTGGTATTTCGGCTGTTGTTGCAAGAGCGCAGTGTCACCAAGGCTGCCAAGAAACTCAATGTTACGGCGCCCACCGTCAGCAAGGCGCTGGCGCGGCTGCGCGACTGGTTCGACGACCCGTTGTTCCTTCGCACTCAGCGGGGGCTGGAGCCCACCAATCTGTCGCTCACCCTGGAGGAAGAGCTCAAGGAGTGGTTCCAGCTATCGGGCAACATCGCCTCTCTCTGCGGCAATGCCATTCCGGCGGGGGCCGCGTTCAGGCTGGTGTTGGAGTCGCCCTTTTACATCAGCTTTCTCAATGATCTGCCCATGGTGATTTATGAAACCTATCGCAAATCGACCATCCGGATCATGAACTGGGACCATCACTCCCTCAACGACATCATCAATGGCGATGCCGATCTCGGCTTCTGTGCGAGGGAAACCCACCCCAGCTCGCTTGCCAGGGTCAATCGGCTGCCCTATTACATCGATCACGAGGTGTTGTTCGAAGACAGGCCCATGGTGTTTTTGCGCAAGGATCACCCGCTGCTGGCCCGCACCTGGAACCTCGACAACTTTCTCGCCTATCCCCATGTCAGCGTGGTGTGGGAGGCGAGCGATGCCTGGGCGCTCGACAGTCTGCTGGATGATGAGGGGCTTAGCCGGCAGGTGCCGATCCGGGTCTCCAGCTTCGAGCAGGCGCTGCATATCGCAGCCCAGTCTGACCACGAACTGATCGCGGTGGTGCCCTCCTATTGCGCCAGCTATGCCCGCCAGCACCACAACAATCTCATCTCCTTGCCGTTGCCGCTGGATGAAGCCCTCTATCGGCAACTCGACATCGCCTTCATCCTGCTCTGGCACAAGCGCAACAACCACAACACCAAGGTGCTGTGGCTGCGCGACGAGATCAAACGCCTCTACCACCAGCATATCGGGGCCGCTGGCGCGGGTTAA
- a CDS encoding START domain-containing protein yields MMRVGIWLLWLLCAPAWAQGWHLQAGEAGILLWSRAHPPGAFQTLRLEMNVAAPPSALLAVLRDTARHQEWLPQSLEVRVLAKPAPDEDLVYTRLSAPWPVQERELITHSRLQRLPNCALVLTVWAAPDALPPYPGRVRIRTSEGRWEAVPQLNGTTLIRLETYTNPGDNLPGWLINPIAAQAALDSFRAIRRLMEAIPPEPCPCARMRQGRQVGLCGSHP; encoded by the coding sequence ATGATGAGAGTCGGGATATGGCTGTTATGGCTGCTCTGCGCGCCGGCCTGGGCACAGGGCTGGCACCTGCAGGCGGGGGAGGCGGGCATACTGCTTTGGAGCCGGGCCCATCCTCCCGGCGCCTTTCAGACTTTGCGCCTGGAGATGAACGTGGCTGCTCCGCCGTCGGCGCTGCTGGCCGTGCTGCGTGATACCGCCCGCCATCAGGAGTGGCTGCCCCAGAGCCTGGAGGTAAGAGTTCTGGCCAAGCCGGCACCCGATGAAGATCTGGTCTATACCCGGCTCTCTGCGCCCTGGCCGGTACAGGAGCGGGAGCTTATCACCCACTCCCGCCTGCAACGCCTACCAAATTGTGCTCTGGTGCTGACGGTATGGGCCGCCCCTGATGCTCTGCCGCCTTATCCCGGTCGGGTGCGGATCCGCACCAGTGAAGGACGCTGGGAGGCGGTGCCGCAACTCAACGGCACCACCCTGATACGCCTCGAAACCTATACCAACCCGGGTGACAACCTGCCTGGTTGGCTCATCAACCCCATCGCAGCCCAGGCCGCGCTGGACAGTTTTCGGGCCATCCGCCGTCTGATGGAGGCCATCCCGCCCGAACCTTGCCCTTGCGCCCGCATGCGGCAGGGGCGTCAGGTTGGGCTGTGCGGCAGCCATCCATGA
- the yceD gene encoding 23S rRNA accumulation protein YceD, with amino-acid sequence MQKVKLPVKVDPVRSASKLLDYVGIVEKSQMPRLEESTAGLQSDIDVSLHFGKDVQKLTVMKGTAHAKVDLVCQRCGETFEHLCEAEFIYTPLFERTNEEELPEAYEPIELDENGEMDLHQILEDELILSLPQVAMHPMDACPRGNMEMTWGEIEPADERPNPFAVLEELKRK; translated from the coding sequence ATGCAAAAGGTGAAGTTGCCCGTAAAGGTTGATCCAGTCCGTAGTGCCTCGAAGCTGCTCGATTATGTCGGGATAGTGGAAAAGTCGCAGATGCCCAGGCTGGAGGAATCAACCGCAGGCTTGCAGAGTGATATCGATGTATCGCTGCACTTTGGCAAAGATGTCCAGAAGTTGACCGTTATGAAAGGCACTGCCCATGCCAAGGTTGACCTGGTTTGCCAGCGTTGTGGAGAAACATTCGAGCATCTCTGTGAAGCTGAATTTATCTACACTCCGCTGTTCGAGAGAACAAACGAGGAAGAACTGCCGGAAGCTTATGAGCCCATTGAGTTGGACGAAAACGGCGAGATGGATCTTCATCAAATCCTGGAGGATGAACTCATCCTTTCGTTGCCGCAGGTGGCCATGCATCCCATGGATGCTTGCCCGCGCGGTAACATGGAGATGACCTGGGGTGAAATCGAACCTGCTGATGAGCGGCCGAATCCCTTTGCAGTTCTTGAAGAGCTTAAACGTAAGTGA
- the rpmF gene encoding 50S ribosomal protein L32, producing MAVQQNRKTRAKRGMRRSHDALTTAALTVDQTSGEIHRRHHVTADGFYRGKKVIA from the coding sequence ATGGCCGTACAACAGAACCGTAAAACCCGTGCCAAGCGTGGCATGCGTCGTTCCCACGATGCGCTGACCACCGCTGCCCTGACTGTTGATCAGACCAGTGGCGAAATCCATCGTCGTCACCACGTGACTGCCGATGGTTTCTACCGCGGTAAAAAGGTAATCGCTTAA
- the plsX gene encoding phosphate acyltransferase PlsX, which produces MSTQTVALDIMGGDIGPSETVPAAVQALSLLPQLKLILVGDQHQTTPLLQQHGLLNHPRVRFVHASQVVGMGDKPIVALRTLKDSSMRVVLNLVKAGEADACVSAGNTGALMAMAKCVLKSLPGVDRPALIKALPTLSGKRTVMLDLGANVSCDADTLLQFAVMGAVVAEKVEGIAAPRVALLNVGEEEIKGNDLVRHSAELLRQCQALNFVGFVEGDRIFSGECDVIVCDGFVGNVALKTAEGVVRMMAQLAGYPRKKRSFLGRIAGFMFKRRFSYLNPDQYNGASLLGLRGIVVKSHGRAERRALCNAILLAAQEAKHQLPLQIADRLESVFSDRDL; this is translated from the coding sequence TTGTCTACGCAAACTGTCGCGCTAGACATCATGGGGGGAGATATTGGCCCCTCGGAAACAGTGCCTGCCGCCGTGCAGGCACTGTCTCTTTTACCCCAGTTAAAACTGATCCTGGTCGGTGACCAACACCAGACCACCCCTCTTTTGCAGCAACATGGCTTGCTGAATCATCCCCGCGTTCGTTTCGTGCATGCATCCCAGGTGGTTGGCATGGGCGACAAACCGATCGTGGCGCTGCGCACCCTGAAAGACTCCTCCATGCGGGTCGTCCTCAATCTGGTGAAGGCCGGCGAGGCCGATGCCTGCGTCAGCGCCGGCAATACCGGTGCGCTGATGGCCATGGCCAAGTGCGTGCTCAAATCCCTGCCCGGGGTCGACCGACCCGCTCTCATCAAGGCGTTGCCCACCCTTTCCGGCAAACGTACCGTGATGCTGGATCTTGGCGCGAACGTCAGCTGCGATGCCGATACCCTGCTGCAATTTGCGGTGATGGGCGCCGTGGTGGCTGAAAAGGTGGAGGGCATTGCCGCTCCCAGGGTGGCCCTGCTCAACGTGGGGGAGGAGGAGATCAAGGGCAACGATCTGGTGCGCCACAGTGCCGAGTTGCTGCGCCAGTGCCAGGCGCTCAACTTCGTCGGTTTTGTTGAAGGGGACCGGATCTTCAGCGGTGAGTGCGACGTGATCGTCTGCGACGGTTTTGTTGGCAACGTGGCCCTCAAGACGGCGGAAGGGGTCGTGCGGATGATGGCCCAACTGGCCGGATATCCCCGCAAAAAACGCAGTTTTCTTGGTCGTATCGCCGGATTTATGTTCAAACGGCGTTTTTCTTACCTGAACCCCGACCAGTATAACGGTGCAAGTCTGTTAGGATTGCGCGGCATTGTGGTAAAAAGCCACGGGCGGGCCGAACGGCGCGCCCTGTGTAACGCGATCCTGCTGGCCGCGCAAGAGGCCAAGCATCAACTTCCATTGCAAATAGCAGATCGCCTTGAATCTGTCTTTTCCGACAGGGATCTATAA
- a CDS encoding beta-ketoacyl-ACP synthase III — MHSKILGTGSYLPNSVRTNADLEQMVETSDEWIVERTGIRERRIAGADETVATLSHQAALRALDAAGLTAADLDMIVLATTSAENAFPAAACELQGLLGVQGIPAFDVAAACAGFTYALSIADQFVKSGAARHVLVVGADVLSRMCDPQDRGTIIIFGDGAGAVVIGASETPGILSTHLHADGRYGDLLKLPQPRRGMPGAELEAYMYMKGNDVFKVAVTRLSEIVTETLAAAGIAPSELDWLVPHQANFRIISATAKKLGMGLDKVVLTLDKHGNTSAASVPIAFDEGVRDGRIKPGQLVLLEAFGGGFAWGSALVRL, encoded by the coding sequence ATGCATAGCAAAATTTTGGGTACTGGCAGTTATCTGCCGAACTCGGTACGTACCAATGCCGATCTCGAACAGATGGTGGAAACCAGCGACGAGTGGATTGTGGAGCGTACCGGGATCCGTGAACGTCGCATTGCCGGTGCCGATGAAACCGTCGCCACCCTGTCTCACCAGGCCGCTCTGCGCGCCCTGGACGCGGCGGGCCTGACCGCCGCCGATCTCGACATGATAGTGCTGGCCACCACCAGTGCCGAGAACGCCTTCCCGGCCGCCGCCTGTGAATTGCAGGGCCTGCTCGGGGTGCAAGGGATCCCGGCTTTTGATGTGGCCGCCGCCTGCGCTGGCTTTACCTACGCGCTCTCCATTGCCGATCAGTTCGTCAAATCCGGTGCCGCCCGCCACGTACTGGTGGTCGGGGCCGATGTGCTGTCACGCATGTGCGATCCGCAAGATCGCGGCACTATCATCATTTTTGGTGACGGGGCAGGGGCCGTGGTGATCGGTGCCAGCGAAACGCCGGGCATTCTCTCCACCCATCTGCATGCGGATGGCCGTTACGGCGATCTGCTCAAGCTGCCGCAGCCGCGTCGCGGTATGCCGGGGGCCGAACTTGAAGCCTACATGTACATGAAGGGCAACGATGTGTTCAAGGTGGCGGTCACCCGTTTGAGCGAGATCGTCACCGAGACCCTGGCCGCCGCCGGCATCGCACCGAGCGAGCTGGACTGGCTGGTGCCTCATCAGGCCAACTTCCGCATCATCAGCGCCACCGCCAAGAAGCTTGGCATGGGGCTGGACAAGGTGGTGCTGACCCTCGACAAGCACGGCAACACCTCTGCCGCCTCCGTGCCCATCGCCTTCGATGAAGGGGTGCGTGACGGCCGGATCAAACCGGGCCAGCTGGTATTGCTGGAGGCCTTCGGCGGTGGTTTTGCCTGGGGCTCGGCGCTGGTTCGCCTCTGA
- the fabD gene encoding ACP S-malonyltransferase, whose product MTQFAIAFPGQGSQTVGMLAELAEQHAVIKETFAEASQVLGYDLFALVMDGPADDLNKTWRTQPALLTASVALWRLWQQQGGTTPAVMAGHSLGEYSALVCSGALAFTDAVKLVELRGLAMQEAVPEGTGAMAAIIGLDNDAIAANCEKAAQGQVVSPVNFNSPGQVVIAGHKEAVERANVLMKESGAKRALPLPVSVPSHCALMKPAAEKLAAALDGIEIKVPAIAVINNVDVSCEQDPAAIKQALVRQLFSPVRWTETVERMANEGVTLEIEMGPGKVLTGLAKRIDKRVEGIHANDAASFEQALAQIK is encoded by the coding sequence ATGACCCAATTTGCCATTGCCTTCCCGGGACAGGGCTCCCAAACCGTCGGCATGCTGGCCGAGCTGGCCGAACAACATGCCGTGATCAAGGAGACCTTCGCCGAGGCGAGCCAGGTGCTGGGTTATGACCTGTTTGCCCTGGTGATGGATGGTCCGGCCGACGATCTGAACAAGACCTGGCGCACCCAGCCCGCCTTGCTGACAGCCTCTGTCGCGCTGTGGCGTCTGTGGCAACAGCAGGGGGGAACAACCCCCGCCGTGATGGCTGGCCACAGCCTGGGTGAGTACTCCGCCCTGGTGTGCAGCGGTGCACTGGCCTTTACCGATGCGGTCAAACTGGTCGAGCTGCGTGGTCTGGCCATGCAGGAAGCCGTGCCGGAAGGCACCGGTGCCATGGCCGCCATCATCGGGCTGGACAATGACGCCATCGCTGCCAACTGCGAAAAAGCGGCACAAGGACAGGTGGTCTCCCCGGTCAACTTCAACTCTCCGGGCCAGGTGGTCATCGCCGGCCACAAAGAGGCTGTCGAGCGTGCCAACGTGCTGATGAAAGAGTCCGGCGCCAAGCGTGCGCTGCCGCTGCCGGTCTCCGTGCCTTCTCACTGTGCCCTGATGAAACCTGCCGCAGAAAAATTGGCAGCTGCGCTGGACGGGATCGAGATCAAGGTTCCTGCCATCGCTGTCATCAATAATGTCGACGTATCCTGTGAACAGGATCCGGCCGCCATCAAACAGGCTCTGGTGCGTCAGCTGTTCAGCCCGGTTCGTTGGACCGAGACTGTCGAGCGGATGGCCAATGAGGGGGTTACCCTCGAGATCGAGATGGGACCGGGCAAGGTATTGACCGGGCTCGCCAAGCGCATCGACAAGCGCGTGGAAGGTATTCATGCCAACGATGCAGCCTCTTTCGAGCAGGCGCTGGCCCAGATCAAGTAA
- the fabG gene encoding 3-oxoacyl-ACP reductase FabG — MSFTDKVVLVTGASRGIGRAIAETFAARGAKVVGTATSESGAEAISAYLGEQGCGMALNVTSQESIEAVFAAIKVRFGDIDILINNAGITRDNLLMRMKDDEWNEIIDTNLTSLYRLSKPVLRAMMKKRNGRIISIGSVVGTMGNAGQVNYAAAKAGLVGFTKSLAREVASRGITVNAVAPGFIETDMTKALNEEQRAGIMSQVPAARLGDPKEIAAAVVFLASDDAAYITGETLHVNGGMYMV, encoded by the coding sequence ATGAGCTTTACCGATAAGGTTGTGTTGGTGACCGGTGCCAGTCGTGGCATCGGCCGTGCAATTGCCGAAACTTTTGCGGCCCGTGGCGCCAAGGTAGTCGGCACGGCGACCAGCGAGAGCGGCGCCGAGGCGATCAGCGCCTATCTGGGTGAACAGGGTTGCGGCATGGCACTGAACGTGACCAGCCAGGAATCCATCGAAGCCGTCTTCGCCGCCATCAAGGTGCGTTTTGGCGACATCGACATCCTGATCAACAACGCCGGTATCACCCGTGACAACCTGCTGATGCGGATGAAGGACGATGAGTGGAACGAGATCATCGACACCAACCTCACTTCCCTGTATCGACTGAGCAAACCGGTGCTGCGCGCCATGATGAAGAAGCGCAATGGCCGCATCATCAGCATCGGCTCCGTGGTAGGAACCATGGGCAATGCCGGTCAGGTCAACTATGCGGCCGCCAAGGCGGGGCTGGTTGGTTTTACCAAGTCGCTGGCTCGTGAAGTGGCCTCCCGCGGCATTACCGTGAACGCGGTTGCCCCCGGTTTCATCGAGACCGATATGACCAAGGCGCTCAATGAAGAGCAGCGTGCCGGCATCATGAGCCAGGTGCCTGCCGCTCGTCTGGGCGACCCGAAAGAAATTGCCGCTGCTGTGGTATTCTTGGCATCGGATGATGCCGCCTACATCACTGGCGAAACCCTGCATGTTAATGGCGGGATGTACATGGTGTAA
- the acpP gene encoding acyl carrier protein codes for MSNIEERVKKIIIEQLGVKEEDVKNAASFVDDLGADSLDTVELVMALEEEFDTEIPDEEAEKITTVQAAIDYITANQE; via the coding sequence ATGAGCAACATCGAAGAACGCGTAAAGAAAATCATCATCGAACAACTGGGTGTTAAAGAAGAAGACGTTAAGAACGCTGCCTCCTTCGTCGACGACCTGGGCGCTGACTCTTTGGATACCGTTGAACTGGTAATGGCGCTGGAAGAAGAATTCGATACCGAAATTCCTGATGAAGAAGCCGAGAAGATCACAACTGTTCAAGCGGCTATCGACTACATCACCGCTAATCAGGAATAA
- the fabF gene encoding beta-ketoacyl-ACP synthase II: MSKRRVVVTGLGMLSPVGNTAESSWQALLNGQSGISPIEHFDASEFATRFAGQVKDFDPEQYGINRKEARKMDLFIQYGIAAGIQALDDAGLVINEANAERVGVAIGSGIGGLGLIEQNHSSLVNGGPRKLSPFFVPSTIINMVSGHLSIMKGLQGPNIAVTTACTTGTHAIGMAGRMIAYGDADVMVAGGAEKASTPMGMGGFAAAKALSNRNDEPTKASRPWDKDRDGFVLGDGAGVLVLEEYEHAKARGAKIYAELVGFGMSGDAYHMTAPPADGNGGARAMQNAIKDAGIAPEQVGYINAHGTSTPLGDVAELRGMKAVFGEHAKSLMISSTKSMTGHLLGAAGAIEAIITVLALRDQMAPPTINLDNPDDECDLDLVPHVAKAGDFEYALSNSFGFGGTNGSLIFKRV; this comes from the coding sequence GTGTCAAAACGCAGAGTCGTGGTGACCGGCTTGGGGATGCTTTCCCCGGTAGGCAACACTGCCGAATCCAGCTGGCAAGCCCTGCTCAACGGGCAGAGCGGCATTTCTCCCATCGAACACTTTGATGCCAGCGAGTTTGCGACCCGTTTCGCAGGCCAGGTCAAGGATTTCGATCCCGAGCAGTACGGTATCAACCGCAAAGAAGCTCGCAAGATGGATCTCTTCATTCAGTACGGTATCGCCGCAGGCATACAGGCGCTGGATGATGCCGGTCTCGTCATCAACGAGGCAAATGCCGAGCGCGTCGGTGTGGCGATCGGTTCCGGTATCGGCGGCCTGGGTCTGATTGAACAGAACCACAGCAGCCTGGTCAACGGCGGCCCCCGCAAGCTGAGCCCCTTCTTCGTGCCGTCCACCATCATCAATATGGTGTCCGGTCATCTCTCCATCATGAAGGGTCTGCAAGGGCCGAACATCGCCGTGACCACCGCCTGTACCACAGGTACCCATGCCATCGGCATGGCCGGCCGGATGATCGCCTACGGTGATGCGGATGTGATGGTGGCCGGCGGCGCCGAGAAAGCCTCCACCCCGATGGGGATGGGTGGTTTTGCGGCGGCCAAGGCGCTCTCCAACCGCAACGACGAGCCCACCAAGGCCAGCCGTCCGTGGGATAAAGATCGCGACGGTTTCGTGCTGGGTGATGGCGCCGGGGTGCTGGTGCTGGAAGAGTACGAACATGCCAAGGCCCGCGGTGCCAAGATCTACGCCGAGCTGGTCGGTTTTGGCATGAGTGGCGATGCCTACCACATGACGGCGCCTCCCGCTGACGGCAACGGTGGCGCCCGCGCCATGCAAAATGCCATCAAGGATGCCGGCATCGCTCCCGAGCAGGTGGGTTACATCAACGCCCACGGCACGTCCACCCCCCTGGGTGACGTGGCCGAACTGCGCGGCATGAAAGCGGTGTTTGGCGAGCATGCCAAATCCCTGATGATCAGCTCCACCAAGTCGATGACCGGTCACCTGCTGGGTGCCGCCGGCGCCATCGAGGCGATCATCACGGTACTGGCGCTGCGCGATCAGATGGCGCCGCCCACCATCAACCTGGACAACCCGGATGATGAGTGCGATCTGGACCTGGTGCCTCATGTTGCCAAGGCTGGCGACTTCGAATATGCCCTCTCCAATTCCTTCGGTTTTGGTGGCACCAATGGCTCACTGATCTTCAAACGCGTATAA
- the pabC gene encoding aminodeoxychorismate lyase, with protein MGPIRQYRAFFIGGILLLINGIPTDSVSAMDRGLAYGDGHFTTLLVKDGHPVWWPAHLARLQQASARLGLAELDWQQLGDEVAGMARDQTLAVMKVMLTRGSGGRGYDGTACHAPTRILSLAAYPAHYPAWQQTGIPLLVCQQRLGDAPMLAGLKTLNRLEQVLLKSELAARSGVEGIVLNSRGFLVEGVSANLFWRRGRTVFTPDLTHCGIDGIMRRHVMAMLKQMSIELRVVEAPLESLWQAEEVWLTNTLMGIVPVTGIGETQYASPVLIRRLQERLVIEV; from the coding sequence ATGGGCCCGATACGACAGTATCGGGCCTTTTTTATCGGAGGGATCCTTTTGCTGATCAATGGAATACCGACAGACAGCGTTTCCGCCATGGATCGTGGCCTGGCATATGGCGATGGTCATTTCACCACCTTGCTGGTCAAGGATGGTCACCCCGTCTGGTGGCCGGCTCACCTGGCACGGCTGCAGCAAGCGAGCGCCAGACTCGGCCTTGCCGAGCTGGACTGGCAACAGCTTGGTGATGAGGTCGCCGGGATGGCTCGCGACCAGACGCTGGCGGTGATGAAGGTGATGCTGACCCGAGGCAGTGGTGGTCGGGGGTATGATGGCACTGCCTGCCATGCGCCGACCCGGATCCTGTCGCTGGCCGCTTACCCGGCTCACTATCCGGCGTGGCAGCAAACCGGCATTCCCCTGCTGGTGTGTCAACAACGGCTGGGGGATGCCCCCATGCTGGCGGGCCTCAAGACCCTCAACCGGCTGGAGCAGGTGCTGCTGAAAAGCGAACTTGCGGCGCGTTCGGGAGTCGAAGGTATAGTCTTGAACAGCCGGGGATTTCTGGTAGAAGGGGTCAGTGCCAATCTGTTTTGGCGCCGTGGCAGAACGGTATTCACGCCGGATCTAACCCACTGCGGCATAGACGGCATCATGCGGCGCCATGTGATGGCGATGCTAAAACAGATGAGCATTGAACTGCGTGTCGTGGAGGCTCCGCTGGAGTCACTGTGGCAGGCCGAAGAGGTATGGCTGACCAATACCCTGATGGGCATAGTGCCGGTGACCGGCATCGGGGAGACCCAATATGCCAGTCCGGTATTGATCCGCCGCTTACAGGAGCGTTTGGTCATTGAAGTTTAA